ATCTTCACTTAAAATCACACGCTTAAGCTTGCTTAGCGCTGGTTTGGCGGTGCCAAACGCTCTGCGACGTCGTTGCTTAACGAGGCGATTTTTCGTCTGTTAAACCCTGATGGCTTATCGGCGCGTTATTCCGCAGAATAACGCGCCGATGGCAGCCCGGTAGCACGAAGGCTACGTTCAGGCCGCTGCCGCGGACGGTAGCGGCCCAGATTGTCAGTGTTGCTTCAATTTGTCTTTATGTTTGTTCAATTGCCGCGCCAGTTTATCAATCAGGCAGTCAATTGCAGCATACATATCTTCTTTTTCCGAGGTGGCGTGCAACTCGCCTCCATTCACGTGCACCGTTGCTTCCGCAATCTGCTGCACTTTTTCCACGGTGAGCACGACATAAACCTGATTAATGCGGTCGAAATACTGTTCTAGCTTGGCGAACTTGGTATTCACGAACTCACGTAACGGCTCGGTGATGTCGATGTGGTGTCCGGTAATGTTGAGCTGCATAATGTCTTCCTTCTCTATTGAGGTCAAACCAACTGTTTACGTTGGTTCGACGGCGGGATGGACAAAGACTCTCGGTACTTGGCGACGGTGCGCCGCGCCACCATGATGCCCTGATCGGCAAGCAGGGTGGCCAGTTTACTGTCGCTAAGCGGTTTGGCGGGGTTTTCCGCCGCGATCAATTTCTTCACCAGCGCGCGGATCGCCGTGGAGGAAGCCTCGCCGCCGCTGTCGGTGTTGACGTGGCTGGAGAAGAAATATTTCAGTTCGAAGATGCCGCGCGGGCTGTGCAGGAACTTCTGCGTGGTCACGCGTGAAATCGTCGATTCATGCATCTCCACGGCCTGGGCGATATCCGCCAGCACCATGGGCTTCATAAACTCCTCGCCTTGTTCAAAGAACGCCTCCTGCTGCTCGACAATACAGCGCGTCACCTTCAGCAGCGTATCGTTACGGCTTTCCAGGCTTTTGATCAGCCATTTCGCTTCCTGCAGGTTACTGCGGATAAACTGGCCGTCGGCTTCATTACGCGAGCTGTTGCCCAGTGCGGCGTAGTGTTGGTTGATCTTCAGACGCGGAATGCTGTCGGCATTCAGCTCGACAGTCCAGCGGTTGTGCACCTTGCGTACCAGCACGTCGGGAATGACATATTCCGACTCGCCGGTATTGATCGACTGCCCCGGGCGCGGGTCGAGCGACTGAATCAGCAGCATCGCTTCTTTCAGTGTATCTTCTTTTAGCCGGGTTGATCGCATCAGGCTGCGAAAGTCGTGGTTGGCCAGCAGATCCAGGTGTTCGCTGATGATCAGCCGGGCTTCGGCGAGGAACGGCGTTTCTTTGGCGTATTGAGACAGCTGAACCAGCAGACAGTCGCGCAGGTCGCGCGCCGCGACGCCGATCGGGTCGAAATGCTGCACCCGTTTGAGCACCGCCTCCACCTCATCAAGCGTGACGTCTTCCGCGCCGACGCTTTCCAGAATATCTTCCAGCGAGACGGTGAGATAGCCGGTGTCGTCGACGGCGTCAACGATTGAGGTGGCGATGGCGGCGTCGGTATCGGAGAACGGCGTCAGATCCACCTGCCACATCAGGTAGTCCTGCAGCGTCTGGGTGGTTTCCCCTTGATAGACCGGCAGCTCATCGTCGCGGTAATCGGTGCCGGTGCCCGATGGCGTGCCTGCGGTATAGATCTCGTCCCAGGTGGCGTCCAGCGGCAGCTCGTCCGGCATCTCCTTTTGCTCCAGCGCTTCGCGGGTATCCAGATCTTCGGTGTCGTTGCTCTCTTCCGCGTCGATCTCATCGTGCGGGTCGGTTTGCTCAAGCAGCGGGTTACTTTCTAACGCCAGTTGGATCTCTTGCTGAAGCTCAAGCGTAGACAGCTGCAGCAGGCGGATCGCCTGCTGCAGCTGGGGAGTCATCGCCAATTGTTGGCTGAGCCTGAGTTGCAAACCTTGCTTCATAATGTTCTTTCTATTTTTCCGTTAACCGTTACGTATCGCTGACGCAAGGCATTACAGGCGGAATTCTTCGCCCAGATAAACGCGTTTCACCTGCTCATCGCTCAGAATCGCTTCCGGCGTGCCGTGGGCGATCAGCTGGCCTTGGCTGACGATATAGGCGCGTTCACAAACGTCCAGCGTTTCACGCACGTTATGGTCGGTGATCAGCACGCCCAGGCCGCTGTCGCGCAGATGCTCGATGATTTTTTTGATATCGATAACGGAAATCGGGTCAACCCCGGCGAAGGGTTCGTCCAGCAGGATGAATTTCGGGTTGGCGGCCAGCGCGCGGGCAATTTCGACGCGGCGGCGTTCACCGCCGGACAGCGCCTGGCCCAGGCTGTCGCGCAGATGGGTGATATGGAACTCTTCCATCAGTTCGTTGGCCCGGTCGGCACGCTGTTCGCTGCTCAGATCGTCACGGATTTCTAGCACCGCCATCAGGTTATCGTAGACGCTCAGACGGCGGAAAATTGAGGCTTCCTGCGGCAGATAGCCGATGCCGCGGCGCGCACGGGCGTGCAGCGGCAGGATGCTGATGTCTTCATCATCAATGATGATGCGTCCGGCGTCGCGCTGTACGATGCCGACCACCATGTAGAAGGTGGTGGTTTTACCCGCGCCGTTTGGCCCCAGCAACCCGACGATTTCGCCGGAGTTCACTTTCAGGCTGACGTCTTCGACGACTTTACGGCCCTTGTAGGCTTTCGCCAGATTTTCTGCGATGAGTGTTGCCATAAGTGATTAGTTACTCTTCTGACCGTTTTTATCCTGCAACTGCGACGGCACCAGCACGGTCTTCACGCGTTTGCCCTTGTCGCCGTATGCCTGCATTTGCTGCTGCTGCACCAGATAGGTGATGCGCTCGCCTTTCACGTTGCTGTCGAGCTGCTCCAGATAGGCGTCGCCGGTCAGGGTGACCAGCTGCGGCGCCACGTCATAGCGCACTTTCAGCGAGTGTCCTTTTACCGGTTTGCCGTTGTCCTGCATCTGGTAGAAGGTTACCGGCTTACCGAAGGCTTCGATATAGGTTTTGTTCTGATCGCCGCCCGGACGGGTAACCACTACTTTGTCGGCCTTAATCTCGATGGTGCCTTGCTTGATCACCACGTTGCCGGTAAAGGTGCTGACGTTGCTCTGCATATCCAGAGACTGGTTCAGCGAGTCGATGCTCACTGGCTGATTGGCATCGGATTTCAGCGCCATGGCGGGGGCGCTGGCGGCCAAAACCAAGCTGCCGATCAACAGACTACGGAGTGGTTTTTTGTGTTTGAATTTCATAGTTGGTCTTAACCTTATCAATCAGCTCAGCGGTTTTGTTCCGCAGGTTCCCGCGCATTTTCATGCCGTTAGAATTAAAATTCGCGCCGTAAAGCGTTACTTCATCATCGGAGGACACATCCTGGGTCACCAGATTAACCTGAGCGTTGTCCGTTTTAATTTTTTCCAGCTGTGAGGTGGTGGTCAGGCTGTTCACCTCGACGTGACCGTACAGATACAGCATGCGGTCTTTGGTCAGTTTGGCGCGGTCGGCGCGCACCGACCAGGTGGCGACGGCGTTTTCGTCAAACAGCGTCATCACCGGCTGGGTAAACCAGCTCAGCTCTTCGGCGGTATAGTACTTGGCGCTTTCCGCCACCAGCTTATAGTTTAATTTACCGGCCGGGTTGTAGACGACGGTGACCGTTTGCTGACTCTGGTAAGTCGGGTCCGCCGAATTTACCGGCCCGGCCGTCGGTTCGTCATCGTAATCCGCCATATTCCAGCCGATCAGGGCCAGAACGATCAGCGCCAGTATAATGGTGATCCAGCGTTTGGTTTTGCTCATATCGACAGCCCTTTGGCGTCCTCCAGCTTGTTCTGAGCCAAAAGAATAATGTCGCACAGTTCACGCACCGCGCCGCGTCCGCCGGCGATGCGGGTGACGTAGTGGGCGCGCGGCGTCAGCAGCGGGTGGGCGTCCGCCACCGCCACGGCCAGGCCGACCTGTGCCATCACCGGCCAGTCGATCAGATCGTCGCCGATATAGGCCACCTGATCTGCCGACAGCGACAGTGTATCCAACAGTTCCCGGAAGGCCAAAAGCTTATCGGACTGCCCCTGATACAGGTAGCGGATGCCCAGCGTTTTTGCCCGGTCTTCCAAGAGTTTGGCAGAACGTCCGGTAATGATGCCGACCTCGATGTCAGAGGTCTTCAGGCAGCGGATGCCGTAGCCGTCGCGCACGTTGAATGCTTTCAGTTCCTCGCCGTTATTGCCCATATAAATCAGGCCGTCCGACAGGACGCCGTCGACGTCGCAGATCAGCAGACGGATTTTCCCGGCACGCGCCATGACGTCTTGCGTTACCGGCCCGTAGCAGGTTTCAACCATACTCATTGATTTTCCTAGTTATTCCTTCAATAGGGCGGTATCTCACGCCCTCTATCGCCTGTAAAAACTTATACAACGCCGGCGCGCAGCATGTCATGCATATGTACCACACCCAGCAGTCGGTCGCCATCGGCAACCAGCAGCGCGGTGATATGGCGCTGCTGCATCAGGTTCAACGCGTCTACCGCCAGCGTATGCGGCCGCACGCGCACGCCGCCGCGCGTCATGACATCGGCGATTTTGGCGTTGTTCAGATCGATACCCAGATCGAAGATGCGGCGCAGGTCGCCGTCGGTGAAAATGCCGGCGATGTTCATCTGATCATCGCAGATGACCGTCATCCCCAGGTTTTTGCGGGTGATTTCCAGCAGGGCGTCGCGCAACGTGGCGTCGGTGCCGACGTGCGGAATCTCGTCGCCGCCGTGCATAATATCGCTGACGCGCAGCAGCAGGCGACGCCCCAGCGCGCCGCCCGGGTGTGACAGCGCGAAATCTTCCGGCGTAAAGCCGCGCGCCTTCAGCAGCGCCACCGCCAGCGCATCGCCCATCACCAGAGTGGCCGTGGTGCTGGTGGTCGGCGCCAGGCCCAGCGGGCAGGCTTCCTGCGGCACTTTAATGCACAGGTGGATATCCGCCGCCTTGCCCATCGAGCTTTCCGGGTTGTTGGTCATGCAGATCAGCGGAATCTGCTGGCGCTTCAGCACCGGGATCAGCGCCTGAATTTCACTGGATTCGCCGGAGTTGGAAATGGCGAGTACGATGTCCTGCGGCGTGACCATGCCGAGATCGCCATGGCTGGCTTCTGCTGGATGCACGAAGAATGAAGGGGTGCCGGTGCTGGCGAAGGTAGCGGCAATCTTACAGCCGATATGGCCGGATTTGCCCATTCCCATCACCACCACTTTACCGCTGCAGGCGGCGATTTTTTCGCAGGCGCGGGTAAAGTCGTCATTGATGTAGCTGTCGAGCTGGGCCAGCCCGTCGCGTTCGATCTGGAGCACTTCTTTACCGGCCTGTTGAAAATCAAAGCCAGGTTGCAACTCAATATTCGACATGCTTTTTCTCGTATTCTTAGCCAAAGGTAGCGAATGGGTTGAAAAACAGCAGCGCAAGATACGCAATAAAACCACATAATAACAGAGCGCCCGCCAGATGGCCGATGCGATGTTTGCGCCCGATGCACAGCGCGCTGAGCGCCAGGCTGGCCGCCAGCATCACCCAGTAGTCGCGCTGGAAGGCGGCCGGGTCGAGTCGGCTGGGCGACAGCAGGGCGGGCACGCCGAGCACGATCGCCATATTGAAAATATTCGAGCCGATAATATTGCCGATCGCCATGTCGTCTTCGCCTTTCAGCGCGCCGGCTATCGACGTGGCAAGTTCGGGCAGGCTGGTGCCGACGGCGATCACCGTCAGGCCGACCGCCAGCTCGCTCATGCCGAAATAGTGGGCGATCACCGTGGCGTTATCGACCACCATCCGTGAGGCGAGCGGCAGGATAATGAACGCCAGCACCAGCCACAGCGTGGCGACGGTGGTACTGCCGTTTTGCGGCAGTTCGGCCATCTGTTCCGTGGTCAGGCTGTCGCAGCCTTCGCGCTGGGCCAGCCGCGCTATCTTCAGCATCAGAGCGATAAATCCGGCGGCGGCGGCTAACAGCAGCACGCCGTCCAGCCGGCTGAGTTGGTTGTTCATCAATACCAAACCGCATAATACTGTGACCGCCAACATCAGTGGCAGTTCGCGCCGCAGCACCTCCGATCGGGCCGCCAGCGGATGAACGATTGCGGCAACCCCTAAAATCAACAGGATATTGGTAATATTGGCGCCGAGGACATTGCCGACCGCCATGTCACTCTGGCCATTCAGCGCCGCGGTGACGGAGACGAACAGCTCCGGCAGCGAGGTGCCGATGCTGACGATCGTCATGCCGATAATCAGTGGCGGCACGCTCAGCGAGCGGGCGATCACCGCCGCGCCGTAAACCAGCCGGTCTGCGCCATATACCAGTAAAAACAGGCCAACGATAAATAATGCGATTGCGAGAAACATGCGAGTCCTTTGCGGGCGGTATTCCCCTGACGTTTTCACTGACGATCGCCGGTCTTCGCCAGGGCGTGCGCGGCGACGTGAAATCGACAGGTGGCCCGATGCGTTGGTCTAACCTGGCCGTGATTACTGGCCTGCGCCGATTAGTTGGGCGCCATCGCCAATCTGTGTCGTTATTTTTCGTGATGTGACTAATTTTGACCCTGTGCAGCGTAAAAGTAAAACTAATGGCATCATTGGTAGCGAAATGGCGGTAAGTTTTTGTAAAAATGCGCCGTATGGCGCCCGGTAGATTATTATCAGCGGGTGACATAGCCAATTAAGCCGTACAAGGATCCAAAAACATGCACCAGCAGGCAGATAATCTGGTCGAAGTGCGCGGCATGACGTTCTCCCGCGGCGATCGGCTGATATTTGAAGACATCAACCTGACGGTTCCCCGTGGCAAAGTGACGGCGATAATGGGGCCGTCCGGCATCGGCAAGACCACCTTGCTGCGCCTGATCGGCGGGCAACTGGCGCCGGATAGCGGTGACATCTGGTTCGACGGGGACAATATTCCCGCGTTGTCGCGGCATAAGCTGTACGACGCGCGCAAGAAGATGAGCATGCTGTTCCAGTCTGGGGCGCTGTTCACCGATTTAACCGTATTTGAGAACGTGGCTTTCCCGCTGCGCGAACACAGCCAACTGCCGGAGGCGCTGATTCGCACCACGGTGCTGATGAAGCTTGAGGCGGTGGGGCTGCGCGGCGCGGCGGATCTGATGCCGAACGAGCTGTCCGGCGGCATGGCGCGGCGTGCGGCGCTGGCGCGGGCCATTGCGCTCGACCCGCAGCTGATCATGTTTGATGAGCCGTTTGTCGGGCAGGACCCGATCACCATGGGCGTGTTGGTGAAGTTGATTGATGAACTGAACCATGCGTTGGGGATCACCTGTATCGTGGTGTCGCACGATGTGCCGGAAGTGCTGAGCATTGCCGACTACGCTTATATCGTGGCGGAGCACCGTGTGATTGCCGAAGGCACCACGCCGCAGTTACAAAACAATCCTGATGCACGCGTGCGCCAGTTCCTGGATGGTATTGCCGACGGGCCGGTGCCGTTTCGTTATCCGGCCGGTGATTACCAGGCCGAATTGTTAGGCTAAGGGAGTAGATATCCTCATGTTATTACAGGCGTTAGCGTCTCTTGGACGCCGTAGCATCAATATCAGCACCGCCTTCGGGCGCGCCGGTCTGATGCTATGGGGCGCGCTGATCGGGCGGCCTGAACCGCGCAGGCAATGGCCGCTGCTGATCAAACAACTGCACAGCGTCGGCGTACAGTCGCTGTTGATTATCATGGTTTCCGGGCTGTTTATCGGCATGGTGCTGGGGCTGCAGGGCTATCTGGTGCTGACCACCTACAGCGCTGAAGCGAGCCTGGGCATGATGGTGGCGCTGTCGCTGCTGCGTGAACTGGGGCCGGTGGTGACCGCGCTGCTGTTCGCCGGACGGGCTGGCTCCGCACTGACGGCGGAAATCGGTCTGATGAAAGCGACTGAACAGATCTCCAGTCTGGAAATGATGGCGGTCGATCCGCTGCGGCGTATCGTGGCGCCACGTTTCTGGGCCGGAATGATCAGCATGCCGCTGCTGACCCTGATTTTTGTCGCCGTCGGCATCTGGGGCGGTTCTATGGTGGGTGTGGATTGGAAAGGCATCGACAGCGGCTTCTTCTGGTCGGCGATGCAGGGCGCCGTCGAATGGCGTCAGGACCTGCTGAACTGCGTGATCAAGAGCGTGGTATTCGCGATAACCGTGACCTGGATTGCTATCTTTAACGGTTATGATGCGGTGCCGACCTCTGAAGGGATTAGCCGGGCAACGACCAGAACGGTGGTACATTCGTCTTTGGCGGTGTTGGGATTGGATTTTGTGCTGACAGCACTGATGTTTGGGAATTGAGTCGATGCAAACGAAGAAGAGTGAAATCTGGGTTGGGGTATTTATGCTGATTGCGCTGGCCGCGATCGTCTTTATCTGCCTGCAGGTGGCCAATGTGAAATCTATCGGCAACGAGCCGACCTACCGTATCTACGCCACTTTCGATAACATTGGTGGCCTGAAGGCGCGTTCGCCGGTGAAGATTGGCGGGGTGGTGATTGGCCGCGTGGCGGATATCGAACTGGATCCGAAAACGTATTCGCCGCGCGTCGCGCTGGATATTCAGGATAAATACAATCAGATCCCGGATACCAGTTCTCTGGCGATCCGTACTTCCGGCCTGTTGGGGGAACAATTTCTTGCCCTGAACGTCGGTTTTGAAGACCCGGAAATGGGGACTGCCATTCTCAAGGATGGCGGTACCATTCAGGACACGAAATCAGCAATGGTGCTGGAAGATCTGATCGGCCAGTTCCTGTATAAAAGCGGCGGTCAGGATGAAGCCAAGCCGGATGCTGCGGCCGCAGCGCCGGCAGCCGCCCCGAGTCATTAAAAGAGGATACCTGCATGTTTAAACGTTTATTGATGGTTGCCCTGTTGGTGGTTGCACCGCTGGCGAGCGCGGCGGACCAGACCAACCCATACAGCATGATGCAAGAGGCGGCGGAGAAGACTTTCACCCGTCTGAAAACCGAGCAGCCGAAAATCAAGCAGGATCCGAACTCTCTGCGTTCTATCGTGCACGAAGAGCTGATGCCGTACGTTCAGGTAAAATACGCCGGTGCGCTGGTGCTGGGCCGCTATTACAAGGAAGCGACGCCGGCGCAGCGTGAAGCCTACTTCACCGCGTTCCAGGCTTATCTGGAGCAGGCGTACGGCCAGGCGCTGGCGCTGTATCACGGCCAGACCTACCAGATTGCGCCGCAGCAGCCGCTGGGGGACGCCAACATCGTGGCGATTCGCGTCACCATTATCGATACCAATGGCCGTCCGCCGGTGCGCCTCGATTTCCAATGGCGTAAAAACAGCAAAACCGGCCATTGGCAGGCGTATGACATGATCGCCGAAGGCGTCAGCATGATCACCACCAAGCAGAATGAGTGGGCGTCAACGCTGCGTACCAAAGGCATCGACGGTCTGACCCAGCAGCTGCAGGCGGCGGCTAAACAGCCGATTACGCTGGATCAGAAAAAGTAATGGCCGAGTCTCTGCGCTTTGACGACCAGCCGCAGACGCTGGTGTTGCACGGCGATCTGGACCGGGAAACGCTGCTGCCGCTGTGGCGGCAGCGCGCCGAGTTGCTGAAAGGCAAAACGGCGATTGACGTGGCGCAGCTGCGCCGCGTGGACTCTTCCGGCTTGGCGCTGCTGGTGCACCTGCGGGCCGAACAGCTGCGCAACGGCGTGGAATTGAAAATTTCCGGCGCCACCGACCGTCTGAAAACGCTGATCGCGCTGTACAATCTGCAGGAGATAATGCCTGTTGAGACGCAGGGTTAGGCGCGGTTTACCGGTACGACGGCAGCAACATCTCTGAAAGCCCCTGTTCTACAGGGGCTTTTTCTTTAGTTTAAGAAAGCGCCGTATTCCTCTAAGATAACAGGCTGATTATGATCCTTTGCAGCAGAACGGGATACCATGGAAAATAGCGAAATTAAAGACGTGCTGATGAACGCATTGGCGCTGGAAGAAGTGCAGGTGACGGGCGACGGCAGCCACTTTCAGGTGATTGCGGTCGGTGAACTGTTTGGCGCCATGAGCCGCGTCAAACAGCAGCAGGCGATCTATGCGCCGCTGATGGAATACATTGCCGACAACCGCATTCATGCCCTGTCGATCAAGGCATACACCCCTGAAGAGTGGAAGCGGGATCGCAAACTCAACGGATTTTAAGGCTGCGGGCCTTTCGGGCCGGCAGCGTTGATACCCGGTTGACCAACGGCGCAGGCAAGGGAGCGCAGCGGCGCGCCTACGGGCGGCCAGTGTGCGGCGGCGTGGGTTGGCGGGTATTGTGGACGAGACAACAGAGAGTCATTAGATGGATAAATTTCGAGTGCAGGGCCGTACCCGCCTGAGCGGGGAAGTGGCTATTTCCGGGGCGAAAAACGCCGCCCTGCCGATTCTGTTTGCCGCGTTGTTGGCAGAAGAGCCGGTCGAGTTACAGAATGTTCCCAAACTGAAAGACATCGATACCACCATCAAGCTGCTGAGCCAGCTGGGTGCGAAAGTTGAACGTAACGGTTCGGTGTTTATGGACGCCAGCGGCGTGAACGAACTCTGCGCGCCTTACGATCTGGTGAAAACCATGCGCGCTTCCATCTGGGCGCTGGGTCCGCTGGTCGCCCGTTTCGGCTACGGCCAGGTTTCTCTGCCGGGCGGCTGCGCCATCGGCGCGCGTCCGGTCGATCTGCATATCACCGGTCTGGAACAGCTGGGCGCCGAGATCAAACTGGAAGAAGGCTATGTGAAAGCGTCCGTCGATGGCCGTCTGAAGGGCGCGCATATCGTGATGGACAAGGTGAGCGTTGGCGCAACCGTCACCATCATGAGCGCCGCGACGCTGGCAACGGGCACCACCGTGATTGAAAATGCCGCGCGCGAGCCGGAAATTGTCGATACCGCCGAATTCCTGAATACGCTGGGTGCAAAAATCAGCGGCGCCGGCAGCGACAAGATCACCATTGAAGGCGTTGAGCGTCTGGGCGGCGGCGTGTACCGCGTTCTGCCTGACCGTATTGAAACCGGCACCTTCCTGGTGGCGGCGGCGATCTCCGGCGGTAAAGTTGTATGCCGCGATACCCGTCCTGACACATTGGATGCGGTGCTGGCCAAGCTGCGTGAAGCCGGTGCGGATATTGAAGTCGGTGAAGACTGGATCAGCCTGGATATGCACGGTCAGCGGCCGAAGGCCATTACCATTCGCACCGCGCCGCATCCGGGCTTCCCGACCGATATGCAGGCGCAGTTCAGCCTGCTGAACCTGGTGGCTGAAGGCACCGGCGTTATCACCGAAACCATCTTCGAAAACCGCTTCATGCACGTACCGGAGCTGATCCGCATGGGCGCACACGCGGAAATCGAAAGCAACACGGTGATCTGCCACGGCGTTGAGCAACTGTCCGGCGCGCAGGTGATGGCGACCGATCTGCGCGCTTCCGCCAGCCTGGTGCTGGCCGGCTGTATTGCCGACGGCGTGACCATCGTTGACCGTATTTATCATATCGATCGCGGCTATGAGCGTATCGAAGATAAACTGCGCGCGCTGGGCGCGAATATCGAGCGCGTGAAAGGCGAGTAATCGACGCGCCGTCTGGCAGTAAAAAGCCCGGCTTAGCCGGGCTTTTTCGTATCAGTTGTTATCTTCCGGGAACTCACCCACCGTCATTTGCAGCGTGATGCGTTTGCCGTCGCGCAGTACTATCACCGGAATTGTGGTGCCAGGGCGGATTTCCGCGACCTGATCCATGGTTTCCAGTACGGAGATAGCCGGCTTGTTATTGACGTTAATGATAATGTCGTTGATATGGAAATTGGCGTTGGCCGCCGGGCCGTTCGGCGTAATTTCGGTCACGATAATCCCCTGCAGGCGATCGATGCCGCTGTTGGAGGTGCGCAGCGGGATAATCTCTTTGCCCTGGATGCCGAAGTAGCCGCGAATAACGCGACCATCACGAATCAGCTTCTCCATAATCTTGCTGGCCAGCTCGGTAGGAATGGCAAAGCCCAGGCCCTCCGGGGTTTCGCCGTTGGTGACTTTGTCATAAGTCAGCGTATTGATCCCCATCAGCTCGCCCAGTGAGTTCACCAGCGCGCCGCCGGAGTTGCCGCGGTTGATTGAGGCATCGGTCTGCAGGAAGGTCTGGCGGCCGGTGGTGCTCAGGCTGATGCGTCCGGTGGCGCTGATAATCCCCTGCGTGACGGTCTGACCAAGGTTATAGGGGTTGCCGATCGCCAGCACCACGTCGCCGATATGCGCCATACGTTTGGTATTGATGGGAATAACCGGCAGATTGCCCGGATCGATCTTGAGCACCGCCAGATCGGTCAGGCTGTCGGAGCCGACCAGCAGCGCTTCGTAGCGGCGGCCGTCCTGCAGCACCACGGTGATCTGCTGCGCATCCTTGATCACGTGACGGTTGGTCAGGATATAGCCGTGGTCATTCATGATGACGCCGGAACCGAGCGACAGCACGTTGGGAGCGCCGCTCATGTTGCGGTTGTAAATATTAACTACTGCGGGCGCGGCGCGGCGCACCGCCTTGTTATAACCGGCCGGGGTTTCGTCGGCGGTACTCTCCATTTTCTCTGCAAACAGTTGATTGGAATAACGCAGCACGGGAAGCGCTGCCAATAGCAGGCCGGCAACGATTAAACCAATAACAGTGGAACGCAAGAGCTTAGCAAACATGGAGTTTTAACAGATAAAATAAAGGATGAACGGAGAATAACACGAGTTAACCGGGTGCAGTATGCTACCGCACCCGGTTTTTGTACAAATTAACGCATTAACAGGTAAATGGTTTCGCCGCCACGGACGATATTCAGCGCCATCACTGGCGGTTTCGCCGCCAGGACTTTGCGCAGCGTGGTGATGCTTTCAACGCGCTGACGGTTGATGCCGATAATCACATCGCCTTTCTGCAAGCCCATCTGCGCCGCCGGCGTACCTTTGCCGACGTTGTCGATCTTCACGCCTTTCTCGCCGCCCGGCAGCGCGCCGTTGCTCAGTGAAGCGCCCTGCAAGGCCGGAGACAGGGTTTCCGCGCTGGTAGAAGCGGTTTCGCTGTTATCCAGCGTGACGGAGACCTCTTGCTGCTTACCGTCGCGCAACAGGCCGATCTTGATGGTTTTGCCCGGCGCGGTGGTGCCGACCTTGGCGCGCAGTTCAGCGAAGCTGCCGATTGGCTTGCCGTCGACGGAAACCAGAATATCGCCTGCTTTGATTCCGGCCTTGGCCGCAGCGGATTTTGGCAGCACTTCGCTGACAAAGGCGCCGCGCTGCGCGTCGGTATTAAAGGCTTTGGCGATATCGGCGGTCATCTCGCTGCCCTTGATGCCCAGCAGGCCGCGTTTCACTTCGCCGAACTCGATCAGCTGCTGGCTCAGGTTCTGCGCCATATTGCTGGGGATGGCGAAGCCGATGCCGATATTGCCGCCGCCCGGCGCCAGAATGGCGGTGTTGATGCCGATCAGTTCGCCATTGAGGTTCACCAGCGCGCCGCCGGAGTTGCCGCGGTTAATTGAGGCGTCGGTCTGGATAAAGTTCTCCAGGCCTTCCAGGTTGAGGCCGCTGCGTCCCAGCGCGGAGATAATGCCGGAGGTGGCGGTTTGTCCCAGGCCAAACGGGTTGCCGAC
The nucleotide sequence above comes from Serratia rhizosphaerae. Encoded proteins:
- a CDS encoding calcium/sodium antiporter, which gives rise to MFLAIALFIVGLFLLVYGADRLVYGAAVIARSLSVPPLIIGMTIVSIGTSLPELFVSVTAALNGQSDMAVGNVLGANITNILLILGVAAIVHPLAARSEVLRRELPLMLAVTVLCGLVLMNNQLSRLDGVLLLAAAAGFIALMLKIARLAQREGCDSLTTEQMAELPQNGSTTVATLWLVLAFIILPLASRMVVDNATVIAHYFGMSELAVGLTVIAVGTSLPELATSIAGALKGEDDMAIGNIIGSNIFNMAIVLGVPALLSPSRLDPAAFQRDYWVMLAASLALSALCIGRKHRIGHLAGALLLCGFIAYLALLFFNPFATFG
- the mlaB gene encoding lipid asymmetry maintenance protein MlaB; translation: MAESLRFDDQPQTLVLHGDLDRETLLPLWRQRAELLKGKTAIDVAQLRRVDSSGLALLVHLRAEQLRNGVELKISGATDRLKTLIALYNLQEIMPVETQG
- the mlaC gene encoding phospholipid-binding protein MlaC; this encodes MFKRLLMVALLVVAPLASAADQTNPYSMMQEAAEKTFTRLKTEQPKIKQDPNSLRSIVHEELMPYVQVKYAGALVLGRYYKEATPAQREAYFTAFQAYLEQAYGQALALYHGQTYQIAPQQPLGDANIVAIRVTIIDTNGRPPVRLDFQWRKNSKTGHWQAYDMIAEGVSMITTKQNEWASTLRTKGIDGLTQQLQAAAKQPITLDQKK
- the mlaF gene encoding phospholipid ABC transporter ATP-binding protein MlaF, which produces MHQQADNLVEVRGMTFSRGDRLIFEDINLTVPRGKVTAIMGPSGIGKTTLLRLIGGQLAPDSGDIWFDGDNIPALSRHKLYDARKKMSMLFQSGALFTDLTVFENVAFPLREHSQLPEALIRTTVLMKLEAVGLRGAADLMPNELSGGMARRAALARAIALDPQLIMFDEPFVGQDPITMGVLVKLIDELNHALGITCIVVSHDVPEVLSIADYAYIVAEHRVIAEGTTPQLQNNPDARVRQFLDGIADGPVPFRYPAGDYQAELLG
- the ibaG gene encoding BolA family iron metabolism protein IbaG; translation: MENSEIKDVLMNALALEEVQVTGDGSHFQVIAVGELFGAMSRVKQQQAIYAPLMEYIADNRIHALSIKAYTPEEWKRDRKLNGF
- the mlaD gene encoding outer membrane lipid asymmetry maintenance protein MlaD, with the protein product MQTKKSEIWVGVFMLIALAAIVFICLQVANVKSIGNEPTYRIYATFDNIGGLKARSPVKIGGVVIGRVADIELDPKTYSPRVALDIQDKYNQIPDTSSLAIRTSGLLGEQFLALNVGFEDPEMGTAILKDGGTIQDTKSAMVLEDLIGQFLYKSGGQDEAKPDAAAAAPAAAPSH
- the mlaE gene encoding lipid asymmetry maintenance ABC transporter permease subunit MlaE; this encodes MLLQALASLGRRSINISTAFGRAGLMLWGALIGRPEPRRQWPLLIKQLHSVGVQSLLIIMVSGLFIGMVLGLQGYLVLTTYSAEASLGMMVALSLLRELGPVVTALLFAGRAGSALTAEIGLMKATEQISSLEMMAVDPLRRIVAPRFWAGMISMPLLTLIFVAVGIWGGSMVGVDWKGIDSGFFWSAMQGAVEWRQDLLNCVIKSVVFAITVTWIAIFNGYDAVPTSEGISRATTRTVVHSSLAVLGLDFVLTALMFGN
- the murA gene encoding UDP-N-acetylglucosamine 1-carboxyvinyltransferase, producing the protein MDKFRVQGRTRLSGEVAISGAKNAALPILFAALLAEEPVELQNVPKLKDIDTTIKLLSQLGAKVERNGSVFMDASGVNELCAPYDLVKTMRASIWALGPLVARFGYGQVSLPGGCAIGARPVDLHITGLEQLGAEIKLEEGYVKASVDGRLKGAHIVMDKVSVGATVTIMSAATLATGTTVIENAAREPEIVDTAEFLNTLGAKISGAGSDKITIEGVERLGGGVYRVLPDRIETGTFLVAAAISGGKVVCRDTRPDTLDAVLAKLREAGADIEVGEDWISLDMHGQRPKAITIRTAPHPGFPTDMQAQFSLLNLVAEGTGVITETIFENRFMHVPELIRMGAHAEIESNTVICHGVEQLSGAQVMATDLRASASLVLAGCIADGVTIVDRIYHIDRGYERIEDKLRALGANIERVKGE